The genomic stretch GCTGATGATGGCCGGCGGACTGGCGATGCTGGCGTTCGCGCGTCGCTCTCGCCGAGGTCAGGCCTGAGCGGCAGCTACCTCAGGACGGCAGGGCCGACAGCGCCACGTAGACCGTGCTCAGCGTGTGATAGTCGGTCTTGCCGGTCGCACTCTTCTCGTTGCCGATCGGCCGGTTGTCGGCGCCCAGCACGTGGTACCAGGCGCCGTGCTCGTGGTCGATCAGATAGTCCCACATGTAAGACCAGAGCCGGTCGAACCAGCGCCAGTACACCGGCAGGCCGGTGCGCTGGCCCAGCAGCGCGGCCGCCGCCATCGTCTGCGACTGCACCCAGAAGAACTTGCGACCGTCGTGCAGGCGGCCGTCGGGCGCCATGCGGTTGTACATGCCGTTGCGCTGGGTGTCCCAGGCCCGGCTCATGGTCGCGTCGAACAGCGCCTGGGCGCGCGGCAGCAGCCAGGGCTGGGGCCGCACACGGTCGAGCAGCAGCAACAGCTTGGCCCATTCGGTCTGGTGGCCGAAGCGAAAGCCCCAGGGCCGGAAGGTGTCGGCGCCTTCGTCGCGGTGGTAGTCCCAATCGGGCTGCCATGCGCTCGTGTAGCGCTCCCAGATGAAGCCGTCGGTCAGCTCCGACAGGTCCACCGTGATGCGCTTGCCGACCGCTTCCGCGCGGTCCAGATAGGCCGCGTCGCCGGTCGCGTCATGGGCGGCCAGCAGGGCTTCGAAGATGTGCATGCTGGTGTTCTGCCCGCGGTAGGGCCGCCACCGCCCATCGGGTGCCGCCTCGTCG from Caldimonas brevitalea encodes the following:
- a CDS encoding AGE family epimerase/isomerase; this encodes MQTLPRFRSPAFLQEHIFHTMAFYHPRCIDKRGDYFQYFRDDGSPYDPQRRRLVNTARIVYNYALAYLSFRAPSYLEAARHGLKSLRDTHRDPATGHYHWTLRVQDRADGGRDVQVADDSQLAYGLAFVMMAYAVAVKAGIDEAAGWLADTWQQLETRFWDPSAGLYADEAAPDGRWRPYRGQNTSMHIFEALLAAHDATGDAAYLDRAEAVGKRITVDLSELTDGFIWERYTSAWQPDWDYHRDEGADTFRPWGFRFGHQTEWAKLLLLLDRVRPQPWLLPRAQALFDATMSRAWDTQRNGMYNRMAPDGRLHDGRKFFWVQSQTMAAAALLGQRTGLPVYWRWFDRLWSYMWDYLIDHEHGAWYHVLGADNRPIGNEKSATGKTDYHTLSTVYVALSALPS